Proteins encoded in a region of the Drosophila sechellia strain sech25 chromosome 2L, ASM438219v1, whole genome shotgun sequence genome:
- the LOC6617344 gene encoding 5-methylcytosine rRNA methyltransferase NSUN4, which produces MLKVRSVCLLSRRWKSGAKKRWNVLQNKKNNCDRALENFDDFYGSVYGTRWKNMRAALLTRHKYVALVNNFGDTEQTCGMLESDGAINMKSLINLAQDRANDSTETVPEQGKSRHEIEGKLDALLRKQQEREVASIYPSSPEDGSSAPLPLELKFDNVEEEQPEQVNNPFKQSLTKALEEDVKLDEHRLVDPQFGTGGLYEYMPAHSIKGMEDWVAESEHYKYYQTSADFPLAIEPEPSFHYPEHLSLYTYEMGNCSDFQGPKKCMTGVLSHFMMDGASTLPPLFLQVKPGERVLDACASPGGKTLLMLQTLHLDHMVCNDIQESRLNKLRKVMQEYLFDYKDRWAGKRLIFSHSDARNLDQYEQFDKILVDVPCTTDRHVLNEQDNNIFKPTRVKERLRIPELQAGILANCLRLLRPGGSLVYSTCSLSPIQNDGVVHMALQKVFTEYGITTTIKDLSRHTALFSDVFKFEHPKGLKYGQMVVPYLPANFGPMYFSKITRNV; this is translated from the coding sequence atgctgaaagtaCGGAGCGTTTGTTTGCTGTCCAGGAGGTGGAAGAGCGGCGCCAAGAAGCGATGGAATGTCCTGCAGAACAAGAAGAACAACTGCGACCGGGCGCTGGAGAACTTCGATGATTTCTACGGGAGTGTCTACGGCACCCGGTGGAAGAACATGCGGGCGGCGCTCCTCACGAGGCACAAGTACGTCGCCCTGGTCAACAATTTCGGGGACACGGAGCAGACGTGCGGCATGCTGGAGTCAGATGGAGCCATCAACATGAAGTCCCTGATCAACCTGGCACAGGATCGGGCCAATGACAGCACGGAGACGGTGCCGGAACAAGGCAAATCCCGCCATGAAATCGAGGGCAAACTGGATGCACTGCTGCGAAAACAGCAGGAGCGCGAGGTGGCCTCCATATACCCGAGCTCGCCTGAGGATGGTTCATCCGCACCACTGCCGCTGGAACTGAAGTTTGACAACGTAGAGGAAGAGCAGCCGGAGCAAGTGAATAATCCCTTCAAGCAGAGCCTGACGAAGGCTTTGGAGGAGGATGTGAAGCTGGACGAACATCGGCTGGTGGATCCCCAGTTCGGCACAGGCGGACTGTACGAATACATGCCTGCCCACAGCATCAAGGGCATGGAGGACTGGGTGGCAGAGTCGGAGCACTACAAGTACTACCAAACCAGCGCCGACTTCCCGCTCGCCATTGAGCCGGAGCCTTCATTTCACTACCCCGAGCATCTGTCCCTGTACACCTATGAAATGGGCAACTGCTCGGACTTCCAGGGACCCAAGAAGTGCATGACCGGTGTACTCTCCCACTTCATGATGGATGGTGCATCGACTTTGCCGCCTCTCTTCCTGCAGGTGAAGCCTGGCGAGCGCGTGCTCGATGCCTGTGCCTCTCCCGGTGGCAAAACGCTGCTTATGCTGCAGACGCTGCACTTGGACCACATGGTCTGCAATGACATCCAAGAATCCCGCCTAAACAAGCTGCGCAAAGTGATGCAGGAGTACCTGTTCGACTACAAGGACCGCTGGGCGGGCAAGCGCCTCATCTTCAGTCATAGTGATGCCCGCAATCTGGACCAGTACGAGCAGTTCGACAAGATCCTGGTCGACGTGCCCTGCACCACGGATCGCCATGTGCTCAACGAGCAGGACAACAACATCTTCAAACCAACGCGCGTAAAGGAGCGCCTGCGGATACCAGAGCTCCAGGCTGGCATCCTGGCCAACTGCTTGCGTCTCCTGCGACCAGGCGGCAGCTTGGTCTACTCCACCTGCTCGCTGTCGCCCATCCAGAACGATGGTGTCGTCCACATGGCGCTGCAAAAGGTCTTCACGGAGTACGGCATCACAACTACCATCAAGGATCTGAGTCGCCACACGGCGCTCTTCAGCGATGTCTTCAAGTTCGAGCACCCAAAGGGACTCAAGTACGGACAAATGGTGGTGCCCTACCTGCCGGCCAACTTCGGACCCATGTACTTTAGTAAAATAACCAGAAATGTGTGA
- the LOC6617345 gene encoding general transcription factor IIH subunit 3, with translation MEADQSASKEGESCIDLLVIVLDTNPSQHFVRQNPQNLTQILEAVIAFGNAHLMQKAQNKLAVVSCSHHATNFLYPLPRRQVELRQMDGQYEAFNLVEKTVKQQLGSILMNAPRLSAPCESLLAGSMSMALCYISRLQRNLAPGVKMHSRILVLTGSNECASQYMTFMNVFFTAQKLGITIDTCALDKTLSLLQQGCDITSGQFLKVTQLDGLLQYLLWVFLPAPQIRHKLVLPPPPKVDYRASCFCHRELIDIGYVCSVCLSVFCKYSPICTTCHTIFKNPGPLPIKGKKKKKTDKQM, from the exons ATGGAAGCGGATCAATCAGCAAGCAAGGAAG GCGAATCATGCATCGACCTCTTGGTGATCGTGCTGGACACGAACCCCTCCCAGCACTTTGTGCGCCAGAACCCACAGAATCTCACGCAAATCCTGGAGGCGGTGATTGCCTTCGGGAATGCTCACCTGATGCAGAAGGCCCAGAACAAACTGGCTGTGGTATCCTGCTCCCACCATGCCAC AAACTTCCTGTATCCGCTGCCCAGGAGACAAGTGGAGCTGCGCCAAATGGATGGGCAGTACGAGGCGTTTAATCTGGTAGAGAAGACGGTGAAGCAGCAGCTGGGCAGCATCCTCATGAACGCACCACGGCTCAGTGCTCCTTGTGAGAGTCTCCTGGCCGGCAGCATGTCCATGGCGCTGTGCTACATATCCAGG CTCCAGAGGAATCTGGCTCCTGGCGTCAAGATGCATTCCCGCATCCTGGTCCTCACCGGCAGCAACGAGTGCGCCTCGCAGTACATGACTTTCATGAACGTCTTCTTCACCGCCCAGAAATTGGGCATTACGATCGATACCTGCGCCCTGGACAAGACCCTCAGTTTGCTCCAGCAAGGCTGTGACATTACCTCCGGACAGTTCCTCAAGGTCACCCAGCTGGACGGCCTGCTGCAGTACCTCCTGTGGGTCTTCCTGCCAGCCCCGCAGATCCGTCACAAGTTGGTCCTGCCGCCACCGCCCAAGGTGGACTACCGCGCCTCCTGCTTCTGCCATCGCGAGCTCATCGACATTGGCTACGTCTGCTCGGTTTGCCTCTCAGTCTTCTGCAAATACAGTCCCATATGCACCACTTGCCA CACCATTTTCAAGAATCCGGGTCCCCTGCCCATCAAGggtaaaaagaaaaagaagaccGACAAGCAAATGTAA
- the LOC6617346 gene encoding vacuolar protein sorting-associated protein 29, producing the protein MLVLVLGDLHIPHRCSSLPAKFKKLLVPGRIHHILATGNICTKESYDYLKSLANDVHIVRGDFDENLTYPEQKVVTVGQFRIGLCHGHQVVPRGDPEALALIQRQLDVDILITGHTYKFEAYEHGNKFYINPGSATGAFNPLDTNVVPSFVLMDIQSTTVVTYVYQLIGDEVKVERIEYKKI; encoded by the coding sequence ATGCTCGTTCTGGTACTCGGCGACCTGCACATCCCGCACCGGTGCAGCAGCCTGCCGGCCAAGTTCAAGAAGCTGCTGGTGCCGGGCCGCATCCATCACATCCTGGCCACCGGAAACATCTGCACCAAGGAGTCCTACGACTACCTGAAGTCCCTGGCCAATGATGTGCACATAGTGCGCGGCGACTTCGACGAGAACCTGACGTATCCGGAGCAGAAGGTGGTCACGGTGGGCCAGTTCCGGATCGGACTGTGCCACGGCCACCAGGTGGTTCCCCGCGGGGACCCCGAGGCGCTGGCTCTCATCCAGCGGCAACTGGACGTGGACATCCTGATCACGGGGCACACGTACAAGTTCGAGGCCTACGAGCACGGCAACAAGTTCTACATCAATCCGGGATCGGCCACGGGCGCCTTCAACCCACTGGACACCAATGTGGTGCCCTCGTTCGTGCTGATGGACATCCAGAGCACCACGGTGGTCACGTACGTGTACCAGCTGATCGGCGACGAGGTCAAAGTGGAGCGCATCGAGTACAAGAAGATCTAG
- the LOC6617347 gene encoding adenylyl cyclase-associated protein 1 isoform X1, with product MFSCCRSNPKAGKKEKEKRSTEEENGGQATEKEEPQLNGKPGTPKEEPERVKPEKEPLEAHNLEDEPSTQPNTAQPTQAEAASKAPPANPAPAPKEPEPLARSTHSSTSTAPPASMTSGDAEQADEVVVVATVTPTTPPPQPPPTKSCLSRHNSTHQSIKKKVNISNRAEIIEPDPLPLLLLASQNQGSLLDDDEVFSDSLPPPKRESMCAPYIEGDVVSETLFFAHGLPSWFDDERLNDIGCIEPPVTPVGRDELELKRQRLYTELLRAAHAAVEHSVAVRDNEPEAKPSAAVDHLESICERLETLVDRLERTLTAPQPIELPTPTLPPPPAEEEAEVEEALPVFEKAETPPSPPSLPSSNMSVAGFEDIVAGPLSQYLTLSAKIGGDVAQHAELVRSAFGSQLQYVTLATQIAQPAQPKQAELLKPTSTQISAIQDFREKHRSSPFFNHLSAISESIPALGWVCVEKTPGPYVKEMNDAGQFYTNRVLKEWKEKDVTHVEWARAWVQTLTELQAYIRQYHTTGLVWSGKGAAPAGGAPPPPPPGGLPPPPPMLDLSALKLDSAGDDRSALFAQINQGADITKGLKKVTGDMQTHKNPSLRTGPAPFKSPAQSGGSKAVAAPPAAQAKAPVFERDGKKWIIEYQKNNTGLLVENAEMNNVVYVFRCEGSTLTVKGKVNNIVFDSCKKCSLLFDSVVASVEFVNCQSVQMQVLGSVPTVSIDKTDGCQMYLSKDSLGVEIVNSKSSEMNILLPDDSGDYTELALPEQYKTTIAGKTLKTVCVDSLG from the exons ATGTTCTCCTGCTGCCGATCGAACCCCAAGGCGGGAaagaaggagaaggaaaaACGGAGTACGGAGGAGGAGAACGGAGGACAGGCCACCGAAAAGGAGGAACCCCAGCTGAACGGCAAGCCAGGAACTCCGAAGGAGGAGCCAGAGCGCGTGAAACCAGAAAAGGAGCCCTTGGAAGCGCATAATCTCGAGGATGAGCCCAGCACCCAGCCAAACACTG CCCAACCAACTCAGGCTGAAGCGGCTAGCAAAGCACCACCAGCAAatccagcaccagcacccaAAGAACCGGAGCCACTGGCCCGCTCCACGCACTCTTCCACATCCACGGCACCACCTGCTTCGATGACCAGCGGCGACGCGGAACAGGCGGACgaagtggtggtggtggcgacGGTCACGCCGACCACACCGCCTCCGCAGCCGCCGCCCACCAAGAGCTGCCTGTCCAGGCACAACTCCACGCATCAGTCGATCAAGAAGAAGGTGAACATCAGCAACCGGGCGGAGATCATAGAGCCGGATCCACTGCCACTGCTCTTGCTGGCCAGCCAGAATCAGGGCTCCCTGCTGGACGACGATGAGGTGTTCTCCGACTCACTGCCGCCACCGAAGCGGGAGAGCATGTGTGCACCCTACATCGAGGGGGATGTCGTCTCGGAAACACTCTTCTTTGCCCACGGATTGCCCTCGTGGTTCGACGACGAACGACTGAACGACAT CGGCTGCATCGAGCCCCCGGTCACGCCGGTGGGACGCGACGAGCTGGAGCTGAAGCGCCAGCGTCTCTACACGGAGCTCCTGCGGGCCGCCCATGCGGCTGTGGAGCATAGCGTGGCCGTGCGGG ATAACGAGCCGGAAGCCAAGCCCTCGGCCGCCGTCGACCACTTGGAGAGCATTTGCGAGCGACTGGAGACCCTCGTCGACCGATTGGAACGGACTCTAACAGCGCCACAGCCGATAGAACTGCCCACGCCCACACTCCCGCCCCCGCCAGCcgaagaagaagcagaagtTGAGGAAGCTCTTCCAGTTTTTGAAAAGGCAGAGACACCACCTTCACCTCCCTCGCtacccagcagcaacatgagtGTCGCCGGATTCGAGGACATTGTGGCGGGTCCGCTGAGCCAATACCTAACCCTCTCCGCCAAAATTGGCGGAGATGTGGCGCAGCATGCGGAGCTCGTCAGGAGCGCCTTTGG CTCCCAACTGCAGTACGTGACGCTGGCCACCCAGATTGCCCAGCCGGCGCAGCCCAAGCAGGCGGAGCTCCTGAAGCCGACCTCGACGCAGATCAGCGCCATCCAGGACTTCCGCGAGAAGCACCGCTCCTCGCCCTTCTTCAACCACCTGTCGGCAATCAGCGAAAGCATTCCCGCCTTGGGCTGGGTGTGCGTGGAGAAGACCCCGGGTCCCTATGTCAAGGAGATGAACGACGCCGGCCAGTTCTACACGAACCGCGTGCTCAAGGAGTGGAAGGAGAAGGATGTCACGCATGTGGAGTGGGCCCGCGCCTGGGTGCAGACGCTCACCGAACTGCAGGCCTACATCCGGCAGTACCACACCACGGGCTTGGTGTGGTCCGGCAAGGGAGCGGCCCCCGCCGGAGGTGCCccgccaccaccgccacccGGTGGTCTGCCCCCACCGCCGCCCATGCTGGATCTGAGTGCCCTCAAGCTGGACAGCGCCGGGGATGATCGCAGCGCCCTCTTCGCCCAGATCAACCAGGGTGCCGACATCACCAAGG GCTTGAAGAAGGTCACTGGCGACATGCAGACCCACAAAAATCCATCTCTGCGCACTGGACCGGCTCCGTTCAAATCGCCAGCCCAGTCGGGCGGCAGCAAGGCCGTTGCTGCTCCACCTGCTGCGCAAGCCAAGGCGCCGGTTTTCGAGCGCGACGGAAAGAAGTGGATCATCGAGTACCAGAAGAACAACACCGGGCTGCTGGTGGAGAACGCCGAGATGAACAACGTGGTGTACGTGTTCAGGTGCGAGGGGTCCACTCTGACCGTCAAGGGCAAGGTGAACAACATCGTCTTCGACTCCTGCAAGAAGTGCTCCCTGCTGTTCGACTCCGTGGTGGCCTCCGTGGAGTTTGTCAACTGCCAGAGCGTGCAGATGCAGGTGCTCGGCTCGGTGCCGACGGTATCGATCGACAAGACCGACGGCTGCCAGATGTATCTGTCCAAGGACTCGCTGGGCGTGGAGATCGTCAACTCCAAGTCCTCGGAGATGAACATTCTGTTGCCCGACGACAGCGGCGATTAT ACCGAGTTGGCTTTACCGGAGCAGTATAAGACCACGATTGCCGGCAAGACCCTGAAGACTGTGTGCGTGGACAGCCTCGGCTAA
- the LOC6617347 gene encoding adenylyl cyclase-associated protein 1 isoform X2, translating to MFSCCRSNPKAGKKEKEKRSTEEENGGQATEKEEPQLNGKPGTPKEEPERVKPEKEPLEAHNLEDEPSTQPNTDNEPEAKPSAAVDHLESICERLETLVDRLERTLTAPQPIELPTPTLPPPPAEEEAEVEEALPVFEKAETPPSPPSLPSSNMSVAGFEDIVAGPLSQYLTLSAKIGGDVAQHAELVRSAFGSQLQYVTLATQIAQPAQPKQAELLKPTSTQISAIQDFREKHRSSPFFNHLSAISESIPALGWVCVEKTPGPYVKEMNDAGQFYTNRVLKEWKEKDVTHVEWARAWVQTLTELQAYIRQYHTTGLVWSGKGAAPAGGAPPPPPPGGLPPPPPMLDLSALKLDSAGDDRSALFAQINQGADITKGLKKVTGDMQTHKNPSLRTGPAPFKSPAQSGGSKAVAAPPAAQAKAPVFERDGKKWIIEYQKNNTGLLVENAEMNNVVYVFRCEGSTLTVKGKVNNIVFDSCKKCSLLFDSVVASVEFVNCQSVQMQVLGSVPTVSIDKTDGCQMYLSKDSLGVEIVNSKSSEMNILLPDDSGDYTELALPEQYKTTIAGKTLKTVCVDSLG from the exons ATGTTCTCCTGCTGCCGATCGAACCCCAAGGCGGGAaagaaggagaaggaaaaACGGAGTACGGAGGAGGAGAACGGAGGACAGGCCACCGAAAAGGAGGAACCCCAGCTGAACGGCAAGCCAGGAACTCCGAAGGAGGAGCCAGAGCGCGTGAAACCAGAAAAGGAGCCCTTGGAAGCGCATAATCTCGAGGATGAGCCCAGCACCCAGCCAAACACTG ATAACGAGCCGGAAGCCAAGCCCTCGGCCGCCGTCGACCACTTGGAGAGCATTTGCGAGCGACTGGAGACCCTCGTCGACCGATTGGAACGGACTCTAACAGCGCCACAGCCGATAGAACTGCCCACGCCCACACTCCCGCCCCCGCCAGCcgaagaagaagcagaagtTGAGGAAGCTCTTCCAGTTTTTGAAAAGGCAGAGACACCACCTTCACCTCCCTCGCtacccagcagcaacatgagtGTCGCCGGATTCGAGGACATTGTGGCGGGTCCGCTGAGCCAATACCTAACCCTCTCCGCCAAAATTGGCGGAGATGTGGCGCAGCATGCGGAGCTCGTCAGGAGCGCCTTTGG CTCCCAACTGCAGTACGTGACGCTGGCCACCCAGATTGCCCAGCCGGCGCAGCCCAAGCAGGCGGAGCTCCTGAAGCCGACCTCGACGCAGATCAGCGCCATCCAGGACTTCCGCGAGAAGCACCGCTCCTCGCCCTTCTTCAACCACCTGTCGGCAATCAGCGAAAGCATTCCCGCCTTGGGCTGGGTGTGCGTGGAGAAGACCCCGGGTCCCTATGTCAAGGAGATGAACGACGCCGGCCAGTTCTACACGAACCGCGTGCTCAAGGAGTGGAAGGAGAAGGATGTCACGCATGTGGAGTGGGCCCGCGCCTGGGTGCAGACGCTCACCGAACTGCAGGCCTACATCCGGCAGTACCACACCACGGGCTTGGTGTGGTCCGGCAAGGGAGCGGCCCCCGCCGGAGGTGCCccgccaccaccgccacccGGTGGTCTGCCCCCACCGCCGCCCATGCTGGATCTGAGTGCCCTCAAGCTGGACAGCGCCGGGGATGATCGCAGCGCCCTCTTCGCCCAGATCAACCAGGGTGCCGACATCACCAAGG GCTTGAAGAAGGTCACTGGCGACATGCAGACCCACAAAAATCCATCTCTGCGCACTGGACCGGCTCCGTTCAAATCGCCAGCCCAGTCGGGCGGCAGCAAGGCCGTTGCTGCTCCACCTGCTGCGCAAGCCAAGGCGCCGGTTTTCGAGCGCGACGGAAAGAAGTGGATCATCGAGTACCAGAAGAACAACACCGGGCTGCTGGTGGAGAACGCCGAGATGAACAACGTGGTGTACGTGTTCAGGTGCGAGGGGTCCACTCTGACCGTCAAGGGCAAGGTGAACAACATCGTCTTCGACTCCTGCAAGAAGTGCTCCCTGCTGTTCGACTCCGTGGTGGCCTCCGTGGAGTTTGTCAACTGCCAGAGCGTGCAGATGCAGGTGCTCGGCTCGGTGCCGACGGTATCGATCGACAAGACCGACGGCTGCCAGATGTATCTGTCCAAGGACTCGCTGGGCGTGGAGATCGTCAACTCCAAGTCCTCGGAGATGAACATTCTGTTGCCCGACGACAGCGGCGATTAT ACCGAGTTGGCTTTACCGGAGCAGTATAAGACCACGATTGCCGGCAAGACCCTGAAGACTGTGTGCGTGGACAGCCTCGGCTAA
- the LOC6617347 gene encoding adenylyl cyclase-associated protein 1 isoform X3, whose amino-acid sequence MSVAGFEDIVAGPLSQYLTLSAKIGGDVAQHAELVRSAFGSQLQYVTLATQIAQPAQPKQAELLKPTSTQISAIQDFREKHRSSPFFNHLSAISESIPALGWVCVEKTPGPYVKEMNDAGQFYTNRVLKEWKEKDVTHVEWARAWVQTLTELQAYIRQYHTTGLVWSGKGAAPAGGAPPPPPPGGLPPPPPMLDLSALKLDSAGDDRSALFAQINQGADITKGLKKVTGDMQTHKNPSLRTGPAPFKSPAQSGGSKAVAAPPAAQAKAPVFERDGKKWIIEYQKNNTGLLVENAEMNNVVYVFRCEGSTLTVKGKVNNIVFDSCKKCSLLFDSVVASVEFVNCQSVQMQVLGSVPTVSIDKTDGCQMYLSKDSLGVEIVNSKSSEMNILLPDDSGDYTELALPEQYKTTIAGKTLKTVCVDSLG is encoded by the exons atgagtGTCGCCGGATTCGAGGACATTGTGGCGGGTCCGCTGAGCCAATACCTAACCCTCTCCGCCAAAATTGGCGGAGATGTGGCGCAGCATGCGGAGCTCGTCAGGAGCGCCTTTGG CTCCCAACTGCAGTACGTGACGCTGGCCACCCAGATTGCCCAGCCGGCGCAGCCCAAGCAGGCGGAGCTCCTGAAGCCGACCTCGACGCAGATCAGCGCCATCCAGGACTTCCGCGAGAAGCACCGCTCCTCGCCCTTCTTCAACCACCTGTCGGCAATCAGCGAAAGCATTCCCGCCTTGGGCTGGGTGTGCGTGGAGAAGACCCCGGGTCCCTATGTCAAGGAGATGAACGACGCCGGCCAGTTCTACACGAACCGCGTGCTCAAGGAGTGGAAGGAGAAGGATGTCACGCATGTGGAGTGGGCCCGCGCCTGGGTGCAGACGCTCACCGAACTGCAGGCCTACATCCGGCAGTACCACACCACGGGCTTGGTGTGGTCCGGCAAGGGAGCGGCCCCCGCCGGAGGTGCCccgccaccaccgccacccGGTGGTCTGCCCCCACCGCCGCCCATGCTGGATCTGAGTGCCCTCAAGCTGGACAGCGCCGGGGATGATCGCAGCGCCCTCTTCGCCCAGATCAACCAGGGTGCCGACATCACCAAGG GCTTGAAGAAGGTCACTGGCGACATGCAGACCCACAAAAATCCATCTCTGCGCACTGGACCGGCTCCGTTCAAATCGCCAGCCCAGTCGGGCGGCAGCAAGGCCGTTGCTGCTCCACCTGCTGCGCAAGCCAAGGCGCCGGTTTTCGAGCGCGACGGAAAGAAGTGGATCATCGAGTACCAGAAGAACAACACCGGGCTGCTGGTGGAGAACGCCGAGATGAACAACGTGGTGTACGTGTTCAGGTGCGAGGGGTCCACTCTGACCGTCAAGGGCAAGGTGAACAACATCGTCTTCGACTCCTGCAAGAAGTGCTCCCTGCTGTTCGACTCCGTGGTGGCCTCCGTGGAGTTTGTCAACTGCCAGAGCGTGCAGATGCAGGTGCTCGGCTCGGTGCCGACGGTATCGATCGACAAGACCGACGGCTGCCAGATGTATCTGTCCAAGGACTCGCTGGGCGTGGAGATCGTCAACTCCAAGTCCTCGGAGATGAACATTCTGTTGCCCGACGACAGCGGCGATTAT ACCGAGTTGGCTTTACCGGAGCAGTATAAGACCACGATTGCCGGCAAGACCCTGAAGACTGTGTGCGTGGACAGCCTCGGCTAA
- the LOC6617348 gene encoding dehydrodolichyl diphosphate synthase complex subunit NUS1, which translates to MIEVLCLLLGRILLLLVGGYELMWRLRERLNALVVRSYDLWRSRAAREAHERRVLADCRSQLTKTPQHLVLVISPVDAGVDAVLLSRIFDFALDVGIKHVSLYDRRTKGRGYVDMADLCRSTSADTGSCLKWPPVAGPSKLENQPKNGQKTNGYVNGSHSPQLQLHQISASDGHALIADVCRELYEGRETDLVQSLLKQKREALTEQISDMLSKRLGFEAPEPELGIVFARQTCTYGLLPWHARFTEFHTHPSGRHFDVEAFASILCKYSRCEQRWGT; encoded by the exons ATGATCGAGGTGCTGTGCCTGCTGCTGGGCAGGATCCTGCTGCTTCTGGTCGGCGGCTACGAACTGATGTGGCGGCTCCGAGAGCGACTGAATGCACTGGTCGTCCGGTCATATGACCTTTGGCGCAGCAGAGCGGCACGTGAGGCGCACGAGCGGCGCGTGCTCGCCGACTGCCGCTCCCAGTTGACCAAGACGCCGCAGCATCTGGTCCTGGTTATCTCCCCCGTGGATGCCGGCGTGGATGCGGTGCTCCTCAGCAGGATCTTCGACTTTGCCCTGGACGTGGGCATCAAACACGTCAGCCTGTACGACAGGCGGACGAAAGGCAGGGGCTACGTGGACATGGCCGATCTCTGTCGGTCCACCAGCGCGGACACGGGCAGCTGCTTAAAGTGGCCACCCGTAGCCGGTCCCAGCAAACTGGAGAACCAGCCCAAAAACGGACAAAAGACAAATGGTTATGTGAACGGTTCACATTCCCCACAATTGCAG CTCCATCAAATCAGCGCCTCGGACGGCCATGCCCTTATCGCCGACGTCTGCCGCGAGTTGTACGAAGGCAGGGAGACGGACTTGGTGCAGAGTTTACTTAAGCAGAAGCGCGAAGCGCTGACGGAGCAGATCAGCGACATGCTGAGCAAGCGACTCGGGTTCGAAGCCCCGGAGCCGGAGCTGGGCATCGTGTTCGCCCGGCAGACGTGCACCTACGGCCTGCTTCCCTGGCACGCGCGCTTCACCGAGTTCCACACGCACCCCAGCGGACGCCACTTCGACGTGGAGGCGTTCGCCAGCATCCTGTGCAAGTACTCGCGGTGCGAGCAGCGGTGGGGCACGTAG